The genome window ATCGACGCCGATGGCCGGCTCAAGGTGACGGACTTCGGCATTGCGCATGTGGAATCGTCGGCGCTCACGATGGTCGGCGCAATGATCGGCACGCCCGGTTATATGTCGCCGGAGCAGTTTTCAGGCGACGCCGTCGATGCGCGCTCCGATCTCTTCTCGGCGGCGGTCGTCCTCTATCAGATGTTGGCGGGACAGCGCGCGTTCGCGGGCGCGTCGCAGGCCGCGGTGATGCAGCAGGTCATGCACGAGACGCCGCGCGCGCCGTCGGCGTGCAATCCCGCGTTGCCGCCCGCGTTCGATGCGGTGCTGATGCGCGCGCTCGGCAAGGCGCGCGCGTCGCGCTTTCCGAACGCAGCCGCATTCGGCGATGCGATTCGCGAAGCGGCAGGCGCGGCAGGCACGGCATCGGGCCGCGACGACGACCGCACCGTGCTTGAAGCGCGTGCTTCGAATCTCGCGCCTTCGTCGCATGGCTCGCTGCCTTCGCTGAGCGCGTGGCCGGACAACACGCTCGGGCAAATCGAAGCGTGTCTTGCCGCGCAGATCGGCCCGGTCGCCCGCCTGCTCGTCGCGCGGTGCGCGCAGCGCGCGACGGATATCGGCGCGCTAATCGCGTTGATCGCGCCGAGCATTCCGTCGGAGAAAGGCCGGGCGCAGTTCATCGCGGCGTTTCGAAACGACGCCTCTCTCACCGGTCCGCTCGCGAGCCACTCCCCGCCGGACGCTCGCACTTCGCTCGCAGCGGACGAAGTGCACGCGGCGGCGCGCAAGCTCGCCGTCTATC of Caballeronia sp. Lep1P3 contains these proteins:
- a CDS encoding serine/threonine-protein kinase encodes the protein MTEPSLTTLGKYRIGETLGAGAMGIVYRAFDPHIARHVAIKTVRRELLENGERASLIARFRNEAQAAGRLAHPNIVGVYDYGETDDTAYIVMELVSGRSLKSVLEGGRIPDLAAALEWFAQLLAALGFAHERGVIHRDVKPANLLIDADGRLKVTDFGIAHVESSALTMVGAMIGTPGYMSPEQFSGDAVDARSDLFSAAVVLYQMLAGQRAFAGASQAAVMQQVMHETPRAPSACNPALPPAFDAVLMRALGKARASRFPNAAAFGDAIREAAGAAGTASGRDDDRTVLEARASNLAPSSHGSLPSLSAWPDNTLGQIEACLAAQIGPVARLLVARCAQRATDIGALIALIAPSIPSEKGRAQFIAAFRNDASLTGPLASHSPPDARTSLAADEVHAAARKLAVYLGPIAGIIAKREAPRAASIGALHERLAAAISDTRDRERFARDVGLR